In Solanum pennellii chromosome 7, SPENNV200, the following are encoded in one genomic region:
- the LOC107024626 gene encoding anthocyanidin 3-O-glucosyltransferase 2-like — translation MTMKSELVFIPSPAAGHLVSAVEIAKLILNRDESLCISILIMKLPMDFGVQSYIESISSIPRLQFVDITVDENTIAGFMSNKETFFMNFVQSHKPKVKDFLNNSSFSRSDSRLAGFVLDMFCTPMIDVANEFCVPSYIFYTSNAAFLALCFHFESLKKEHHVDTSKYKNSNEELTIPGFKNPYPTKFLPRLTTDQSVMTTTFFDSVTRIKETKGIMVNTFADLEPLPLQSLSVPPIYPVGPVVNFKEGGHGRNSQSETESIIKWLDDQPESSVVFLCFGSMGSFEIEQIREIAIALECSGHRFLWSLRRPPPKGQIGLPSNYENAEEVLPEGFIERTNGVGKVIGWAPQVAVLSHRAVGGFVSHCGWNSVLESLYFGVPIATWPLYAEQQMNAFELVKELGVGVEIRMDYFKDFHGNDENVEIVGAKEIESGIRKLMENGDENEIRRKANEMKDKCNGAMKEGGSSYTALGLLIKDVISNIS, via the coding sequence AGAGATGAGAGTCTCTGTATCTCTATCCTCATTATGAAGCTTCCAATGGATTTCGGAGTTCAATCTTACATCGAATCAATCTCATCTATACCCCGTTTGCAGTTCGTTGACATCACTGTTGACGAAAATACTATTGCTGGATTCATGTCAAATAAGGAGACCTTCTTCATGAACTTCGTTCAAAGTCATAAACCAAaagtaaaagattttttaaataactCCAGCTTTTCTAGATCTGATTCTCGTCTTGCTGGCTTCGTTCTCGACATGTTCTGCACCCCAATGATAGACGTAGCTAATGAATTTTGTGTTCCTAGTTACATTTTCTACACCTCAAATGCTGCTTTCCTTGCCCTCTGTTTTCATTTCGAGTCTCTGAAAAAGGAGCATCATGTCGATACCTCCAAatacaaaaattcaaatgaagAATTAACAATCCCGGGTTTTAAGAACCCGTATCCGACGAAGTTCTTGCCTAGATTGACAACAGATCAATCAGTAATGACCACCACGTTCTTTGATTCTGTTACCCGAATCAAAGAGACGAAGGGTATTATGGTCAACACATTCGCCGATCTAGAACCTTTACCTCTTCAGTCTCTTTCAGTTCCCCCAATTTATCCAGTTGGTCCAGTGGTGAATTTTAAGGAAGGAGGTCATGGTCGAAACAGTCAATCCGAAACAGAGAGCATAATCAAATGGTTAGATGATCAGCCAGAGTCCTCTGTAGTGTTTTTGTGCTTCGGAAGTATGGGAAGCTTTGAAATTGAACAGATCAGAGAAATAGCAATTGCACTCGAGTGTAGTGGTCATAGATTTTTATGGTCATTACGAAGACCACCACCGAAGGGGCAAATCGGGCTTCCGAGTAATTACGAGAATGCTGAGGAAGTGCTACCAGAAGGGTTTATTGAAAGGACAAATGGAGTTGGCAAAGTGATTGGATGGGCACCTCAAGTGGCGGTACTGTCTCATCGAGCAGTGGGTGGATTTGTATCGCATTGTGGATGGAATTCTGTACTTGAAAGCTTGTATTTTGGGGTACCAATAGCTACTTGGCCCCTGTATGCTGAACAACAGATGAATGCGTTTGAGTTGGTTAAAGAATTGGGAGTGGGAGTGGAGATTCGAATGGACTATTTCAAGGATTTCCATGGGAATGATGAGAATGTCGAAATTGTGGGTGCGAAGGAAATTGAAAGTGGTATACGAAAGTTGATGGAGAACGGAGATGAGAATGAAATAAGGAGAAAGGCGAACGAGATGAAAGACAAGTGCAATGGAGCTATGAAGGAGGGTGGCTCATCTTATACTGCTCTTGGGCTTCTAATTAAGGATGTCATTAGTAACATTTCTTGA